A single Scleropages formosus chromosome 4, fSclFor1.1, whole genome shotgun sequence DNA region contains:
- the LOC108934368 gene encoding calmodulin, whose translation MADQLTEEQIAEFKEAFSLFDKDGDGTITTKELGTVMRSLGQNPTEAELQDMINEVDADGNGTIDFPEFLTMMARKMKDTDSEEEIREAFRVFDKDGNGYISAAELRHVMTNLGEKLTDEEVDEMIREADIDGDGQVNYEEFVQMMTAK comes from the exons ATG GCTGACCAACTGACAGAAGAGCAGATAGCTG AGTTCAAGGAGGCATTTTCACTATTTGACAAGGATGGCGATGGAACCATCACCACCAAAGAGCTGGGCACAGTGATGCGCTCACTGGGCCAGAACCCCACTGAGGCAGAGCTGCAGGACATGATCAATGAGGTGGATGCTGATG GCAATGGAACAATAGATTTCCCTGAGTTTTTGACCATGATGGCAAGGAAGATGAAAGACACGGACAGTGAAGAGGAAATCCGAGAAGCTTTCCGAGTTTTTGACAAG GACGGGAATGGCTACATCAGTGCAGCAGAGCTTCGCCATGTCATGACCAATCTGGGTGAGAAGCTGACAGATGAGGAGGTTGATGAAATGATCCGGGAGGCTGATATTGATGGGGATGGCCAGGTGAACTACGAAG aaTTTGTGCAGATGATGACTGCAAAGTGA
- the LOC108934281 gene encoding potassium channel subfamily K member 13-like yields the protein MARRRGAGGGDSSHCCSSLRLNEDNARFCLLAMLILLYLLCGAAIFSALEHPSELRARRHWDERLGNFTRQHGISLYALRTLLRQYEEANVAGIRVDALRPRWDFSGAFYFVGTVVSTIGFGMTTPATIGGKVFLIFYGLIGCAATILFFNLFLERIITMLAYIMRWFHERQLRRTGAGTEGEDARDEEDSLEGWKPSVYYVMLILGVAAMMIACSASALYSAMEDWDYFESLYFCFVAFSTIGFGDLVSSQREKYKSQEAYRVGNCLFILMGVCCIYSLFNVISIIIKQTLNWILSKLDCRHHCSCPPCCRCHWLGCCFPCFPGKRSRHLLHPARGHHRKHHRSHNAVHPVPQKDGLGQHRCADVSVETVCDSETDGTAGVDVGYRVGRRLSDEMISVKDFMASNKVSLAILQKQLSETAHGGIRQNHVRHNGFTDGVGAFAIMNNRLQETSVDR from the exons ATGGCGCGTAGAAGAGGTGCAGGCGGTGGTGACAGCAGTCACTGCTGCTCCTCGCTGCGCCTGAATGAGGACAATGCCCGCTTCTGTCTGCTGGCTATGCTCATTTTGCTGTATCTGCTCTGTGGCGCTGCTATCTTCTCCGCTCTGGAGCACCCCTCTGAGCTCCGAGCACGGAGGCACTGGGACGAGCGGCTGGGAAACTTCACCCGCCAGCACGGCATTAGCCTCTACGCCTTGCGGACCCTGCTGCGGCAGTACGAGGAGGCCAACGTGGCCGGAATCCGCGTTGACGCCCTGCGGCCCCGCTGGGATTTCTCGGGAGCCTTCTACTTTGTTGGCACTGTGGTCTCCACCATTG GATTTGGCATGACCACTCCAGCCACCATTGGTGGCAAAGTCTTCTTGATCTTTTATGGGCTCATAGGCTGTGCAGCCACCATCCTCTTTTTCAACCTCTTCCTTGAGCGTATTATCACCATGCTGGCCTATATTATGCGCTGGTTCCATGAAAGACAGCTGCGGCGTACTGGAGCTGGGACTGAAGGCGAGGAtgcaagggatgaggaagacaGTCTGGAGGGCTGGAAGCCCTCGGTGTACTACGTAATGCTAATTCTGGGTGTGGCCGCCATGATGATAGCCTGTAGCGCCTCAGCCCTCTACTCCGCCATGGAGGATTGGGACTACTTTGAGTCTCTTTACTTTTGCTTTGTTGCCTTTAGCACTATTGGTTTTGGGGACCTAGTGAGCAGTCAGAGGGAGAAGTACAAGTCCCAGGAAGCCTACCGTGTGGGAAACTGTCTGTTTATCCTCATGGGTGTCTGCTGCATCTACTCCCTCTTTAATGTAATTTCCATAATCATCAAACAGACTCTTAACTGGATCCTTAGCAAACTGGACTGCCGGCATCATTGCAGCTGCCCTCCCTGCTGCAGATGTCACTGGCTTGGTTGCTGCTTCCCCTGCTTTCCAGGCAAGCGCTCACGTCACCTGCTCCACCCTGCTCGTGGCCACCACCGGAAGCACCACCGAAGTCATAATGCTGTGCACCCGGTCCCCCAGAAAGATGGTCTCGGACAGCATCGCTGCGCTGATGTGTCTGTGGAAACAGTGTGCGACAGTGAAACGGATGGGACAGCGGGGGTCGACGTTGGGTACAGGGTTGGACGCCGTCTCTCAGACGAGATGATCTCGGTGAAAGACTTCATGGCCTCCAACAAGGTGTCTCTTGCCATTTTGCAGAAGCAGCTATCTGAGACGGCACATGGGGGCATCCGCCAAAACCACGTTCGCCATAATGGCTTTACTGATGGTGTAGGTGCTTTTGCCATCATGAATAACCGCTTGCAGGAAACCAGTGTAGACAGGTAA